The genome window TACCAGGCGCGTCCTACGCTGGATGCCCTAACCGCAGACCTGACTCACCTGATTGCGCAAGCGCGTCAGGGAGTCATTTTGCGAGAAGGTCTGCACGTGGTGCTGGCAGGTCAGCCCAACGTGGGGAAATCGAGCCTGCTCAACGCCTTGGCGGGTGACGATATCGCCATCGTGACCCCCATCGCAGGCACCACACGCGACAAAGTGGTGCAAGAAATCCATATCGATGGCGTGCCATTGCACATAGTGGACACGGCTGGACTGCGTGAAACCGAAGACACCGTCGAGAGTATTGGCATTGCGCGAACCTGGCAGGAAATCGAACGCGCTGACGTAATTTTGCACTTGCAAGACGCGACCCAACCCGGCGACGAACTGGACGCGCAGATCACGGCGCGATTGCCGCCGCGCACCCCGGTGCTGAAGGTCTTCAACAAAGTGGACCTGTTATCCACACCGTTTACGCCGGGTGCGGACGAACTGGGCATATCCGCCAAGCGCGGCCTAGGCCTGGACGCGCTACGCGCCGAGCTGTTGAAGATTGCCGGTTGGAATCCGGGCGCCGAGTCGCCGTGGTTGGCACGCGAACGCCATTTGCACGCGTTGCAAGATGCCGCCGGTCACTTGGAACTGGCAGGCGAACACGCGGGCCAGGACGACCGCGTGCTGGATCTGTTTGCCGAAGAACTTCGGCTGGCGCATGACAGCCTGTCCAGCATCACCGGCAAGTTCACCAGCGATGATCTGTTGGGCGAGATTTTTTCCAGTTTTTGCATCGGGAAATAGATCCAGAGGGAGCTATTGTCATGCCATTTCGTATACGCATGGCCACTGCGAGCGATGTATCCGCCATCGAACGTATCGTTACTGATGCCTATACGCCCTACATTGCTCGCATAGGCGCCACGCCTGGACCGATGCGCGATGACTATGCAATGCTCGTCGCACAAGGCGCCGTCCGCGTCCTGGAGGAACAGGATGTGATCCTAGGCGTTGTGGTGCTGATTCCCGAAGCGGACTGCATGCTGCTAGACAATGTTGCGGTTTCGCCGTTAGCCCAAGGCAAGGGATACGGACGCGTGTTGATGCAGTTCGCACAGACGACAGCCCGAGAGACCGGCTACCGATTTATCCGTCTCTACACGCAAGAAAAAATGACGGAGAACATCGCCATCTATACGCGATACGGCTACGTAGAAACGCATCGTGCCGTGGAAATAGGCCTGAACCGCGTATTCATGCAAAAACTTCTGGACTGATCATATCGGCTTTATTTCAATATGCGAGCCTTTACTCACTTTTAGTATTCGAACTATTTTCGATGCGAAACTGCGCTAGCCGATTGCTCGCCAACGACTTCGCATACACCGATTCAGGCCGTATCCGGTGTGCAATCACATAAGCGGAAATGCACGCCAGCATGAGCGGAAG of Achromobacter seleniivolatilans contains these proteins:
- a CDS encoding GNAT family N-acetyltransferase, producing the protein MPFRIRMATASDVSAIERIVTDAYTPYIARIGATPGPMRDDYAMLVAQGAVRVLEEQDVILGVVVLIPEADCMLLDNVAVSPLAQGKGYGRVLMQFAQTTARETGYRFIRLYTQEKMTENIAIYTRYGYVETHRAVEIGLNRVFMQKLLD
- the mnmE gene encoding tRNA uridine-5-carboxymethylaminomethyl(34) synthesis GTPase MnmE, which produces MSAYSPIAAIATAPGRGGIGVVRISGADLSELVRRLFQRELTPRHAHYLPFKSVDGEVLDEGLAIYFRAPHSYTGEDVLELQGHGGPAVLRRVLDSCLAAGRDLDLRLAEPGEFTRRAFLNDRMDLAQAEAVADLIEASSVAAARGAMASLSGEFSSRVNDLSDRIIHLRMLVEATLDFPEEEIDFLEKYQARPTLDALTADLTHLIAQARQGVILREGLHVVLAGQPNVGKSSLLNALAGDDIAIVTPIAGTTRDKVVQEIHIDGVPLHIVDTAGLRETEDTVESIGIARTWQEIERADVILHLQDATQPGDELDAQITARLPPRTPVLKVFNKVDLLSTPFTPGADELGISAKRGLGLDALRAELLKIAGWNPGAESPWLARERHLHALQDAAGHLELAGEHAGQDDRVLDLFAEELRLAHDSLSSITGKFTSDDLLGEIFSSFCIGK